From the genome of Vicia villosa cultivar HV-30 ecotype Madison, WI linkage group LG2, Vvil1.0, whole genome shotgun sequence, one region includes:
- the LOC131654048 gene encoding phospholipase D alpha 1-like yields MAQILLHGTLHATIYEVDKLKNVGGSNILSKIKQNFEETVGFGKGTTKLYATIDLEKARVGRTRKLEKEHTNPKWYESFHIYCAHLATNIIFTVKDDNPIGATLIGRAYVPVEEVLSGEEIDRWVEILDVHKNPIHGNSKIRVKLQFFDVSKDLNWARGIRSPKFPGVPYTFFTQRQGCKVSLYQDSHVPDNFVPNIQLAGGQTYKPQRCWEDIFDAITKARHMIYITGWSVYTEISLVRDSRRQKPGGDIMLGELLKKKAQEGVRVLMLVWDDRTSVGLLKKDGLMATHDQETAEYFHGSEVHCVLCPRNPDDGGSIVQNISIGTMFTHHQKIVVVDSELPSQAGLDKRRIVSFVGGIDLCDGRYDTQFHSLFRTLDTAHHDDFHQPNFPGASIQKGGPREPWHDIHSRLEGPIAWDVLFNFEQRWRKQGGKDLLVPLRELEDVVITPSPVTFPDDQETWNVQLFRSIDGGAAFGFPETPEDAAKAGLVSGKDNIIDRSIQDAYINAIRRAKNFIYIENQYFLGSCYGWSADGIKPEDIGALHLIPKELSLKIVSKIEAGEKFTVYIVVPMWPEGVPESASVQAILDWQRRTLDMMYKDIIQALNAQGIEDDPRNYLTFFCLGNREVKKQGEYEPTERPEPDTDYIRAQEARRFMIYVHAKMMIVDDEYIIIGSANINQRSMDGARDSEIAMGAYQPYHLANRQPARGQIHGFRMSLWYEHLGMLEESFLHPESGECIRKVNQIADKYWDIYSSESLEQDLPGHLLRYPIGVSNEGNVTELPGFEFFPDTKARVLGGKVDYLPPILTT; encoded by the exons ATGGCGCAAATTCTGCTACACGGAACTCTGCATGCTACAATCTATGAAGTCGATAAACTCAAGAACGTTGGTGGTAGTAACATTCTCAGCAAG attaaaCAAAACTTCGAGGAGACGGTTGGATTTGGGAAAGGGACTACCAAACTTTATGCGACCATTGATTTGGAGAAAGCACGAGTGGGAAGGACCAGGAAATTAGAAAAGGAGCATACTAATCCTAAATGGTATGAGTCTTTTCACATTTACTGTGCCCATTTGGCAACAAATATCATATTCACTGTGAAAGATGACAATCCTATTGGGGCAACCTTAATTGGAAGAGCATATGTGCCTGTTGAGGAAGTGTTGAGTGGTGAGGAAATTGATAGATGGGTTGAAATATTGGATGTGCATAAAAATCCAATTCATGGAAATTCAAAGATCCGTGTGAAGTTGCAGTTTTTCGATGTTTCAAAAGACCTAAACTGGGCTCGAGGCATTAGAAGTCCTAAATTTCCTGGAGTTCCTTATACTTTCTTTACACAGAGACAAGGATGTAAGGTTTCTCTATACCAGGATTCTCATGTCCCGGATAATTTTGTCCCGAATATACAACTCGCAGGAGGCCAGACTTACAAGCCTCAGAGATGCTGGGAGGATATTTTCGATGCAATCACAAAAGCAAGACACATGATATACATTACAGGGTGGTCTGTTTATACTGAGATTTCCTTGGTAAGGGATTCAAGAAGACAAAAGCCGGGAGGAGACATAATGCTTGGCGAGCTTCTCAAGAAAAAAGCACAAGAAGGTGTTAGGGTGTTGATGCTTGTTTGGGATGATAGAACATCGGTTGGTTTGTTGAAAAAAGATGGGTTGATGGCTACTCATGATCAAGAAACTGCGGAATATTTTCATGGCTCTGAAGTGCACTGTGTTTTATGCCCTCGCAATCCGGATGATGGTGGAAGCATTGTCCAAAATATATCAATTGGTACCATGTTTACTCATCATCAGAAAATTGTGGTGGTGGACAGTGAGTTGCCAAGTCAAGCAGGGTTAGATAAGCGGAGAATTGTGAGTTTTGTTGGAGGCATTGATCTCTGTGATGGAAGATATGATACTCAGTTTCATTCACTTTTCAGAACCTTGGATACAGCACATCATGATGATTTTCATCAGCCTAACTTTCCTGGTGCTTCAATACAAAAAGGTGGTCCTAGGGAGCCTTGGCATGATATCCACTCAAGGCTTGAAGGTCCCATTGCTTGGGATGTTTTGTTTAACTTTGAGCAAAGATGGAGGAAGCAAGGTGGAAAGGACTTGCTTGTTCCTCTGAGAGAGCTTGAAGACGTCGTTATCACCCCGTCCCCGGTAACTTTCCCTGATGATCAAGAGACATGGAATGTTCAGTTATTTAGATCTATTGATGGTGGTGCAGCTTTCGGGTTCCCAGAGACTCCTGAAGATGCTGCTAAAGCCGGGCTTGTTAGTGGGAAGGATAACATAATAGATCGTAGTATTCAAGATGCTTATATCAATGCTATTCGACGTGCCAAAAATTTCATCTACATTGAAAATCAATATTTCCTTGGAAGCTGTTATGGGTGGAGTGCTGATGGGATTAAGCCTGAAGACATTGGTGCTTTGCATCTGATCCCAAAAGAGCTTTCACTTAAGATTGTTAGCAAGATTGAAGCTGGGGAAAAGTTCACTGTGTATATTGTGGTTCCCATGTGGCCTGAAGGTGTCCCAGAAAGTGCGTCAGTTCAGGCAATATTAGACTGGCAGAGGAGAACACTGGATATGATGTACAAAGATATTATTCAAGCACTCAATGCCCAGGGAATTGAAGATGATCCTCGGAACTATTTGACATTCTTCTGCCTAGGCAATCGAGAGGTGAAAAAACAAGGAGAGTATGAGCCTACCGAAAGACCAGAACCTGATACAGATTATATCCGAGCCCAAGAGGCCAGGCGTTTCATGATTTATGTTCATGCCAAGATGATGATAG TTGATGATGAATACATAATTATTGGATCTGCCAACATCAACCAAAGATCAATGGATGGTGCTAGAGACTCTGAAATAGCAATGGGAGCTTATCAGCCCTATCATTTAGCTAACAGGCAGCCTGCAAGGGGTCAGATTCATGGTTTCCGCATGTCGTTGTGGTATGAGCACCTTGGCATGCTGGAAGAATCCTTCCTTCACCCAGAAAGTGGAGAATGCATTAGGAAGGTGAACCAAATTGCTGACAAGTATTGGGATATCTATTCCAGCGAGTCCCTAGAGCAAGACCTCCCTGGTCATCTTCTTCGTTATCCCATTGGGGTTTCAAACGAAGGAAATGTGACAGAGCTACCAGGATTTGAATTCTTCCCCGACACCAAGGCTCGTGTTCTTGGTGGAAAGGTTGATTACCTGCCACCTATACTTACTACTTAG